The sequence below is a genomic window from Streptomyces sp. NBC_00582.
CCGCCGACGAAGGGAACCCCATGTCCGGCCCCCCTGTCCGGGTCCTCTACATCACCGGATGGATGCGCAGCGGCAGCACGCTGCTCGGCAACGTCCTCAACGAGCTGCCCGGTGTACGGCACATCGGCGAACTGCACTTCCTGTGGAAGAACGGCGTCCTCGGCGCCGGCACCAACTCCAGCTGCGGCTGCGGGCAGCCGCTGACCGGGTGCCCGCTGTGGTCCGAGGCGCTGGCCGCGCTGCCCGCCGGCGGCACCGAGGCGACCGCGCACCGCATGCTCGCCCTCCAGCGGAAGCTGATGCGCACCCGGCACACCGGGGCCCGGCTCGCCGAGGCCCGCGGGGCGCGGCCCGTGGACGCGGGCGTCACCGAACTGCTCGACCAGTCGGCCGCCGTCTACCGGGGGACGGCCGCCCACGGCGCCGACCGGCTGGTGGTGGACGGCTCCAAGTGCCCTGCGGAGGCCGCCGCCCTGCTGGGCCGGGGCGACCTCGACGTGAAGGTGCTGCACATCGTGCGCGACCCGAGGGCCACGGCACTGTCGTACCGCAGCGCCAAGGAGTACATCGACCCGATGTCCCCGGCCCGCTCCAGCGGCTACTGGACGGCCTTCAACCTCGCCTCGGAACGCGTGGGCCGGCAGGCACCGGACCGCTACCTCCGCATCCGCCACGAGGACCTCTCCACCCGTCCCCGGGAGACCGTCGCCGAGGTGCTGCGGTTCGCGGGCCTGGACGACGAGGTGCCCGTCGACACCGCGGGCCGCGTCACCCTCGGCGTCAACCACACCGTCACCGGCAACCCGGACCGGCTGCGGCGCGGGGTGACGGCGATCCGCCCCGACGAGCGCTGGCGCACCGCCCTGTCCACCGCCGACATCGCCGCGGCGACGGCCCCGGCCCTGCCCCTGCTCGCCCGCTACGGCTACCCGACGGCCCCCGGCCGGCCCTCCGCCGGCGGCCCGTCCTCCGGTACGCCGTCCTCCGGTACGCCGTCCAGGGCCACGCGTCCCGCCGAGGCGCCCCGCGCCGGCGCCCCGTCCTCCCGCACGGCCGCCCGCGAGACGGGCGTCGTCCGCCCGCTGTGGCCCGGTGAGCTCTGGTGAACCTCGGACTGTCCGGGCGGGCCGCCCTCGTCGCCGCCTCCAGCAGCGGCATCGGACTCGCCGTCGCCAAGGTGCTCGCCGCCGAGGGCGCCGACGTGTCGATCTGCGGCCGTGACCCCGGCCGGCTCGCCGCCGCCCACCGGGAGGTCGACGCGAGCGGGCCCGGCCGGGTGCTCAGCCGGGTGGTGGACCTGCGCGACGAACACGCCGCCGCCGCCTGGGTACGGCACACCGCCGAGGAGTTCGGAGCGCTGCACGTCGTCGTCAGCAACTCCGGCGGGGTGCCCTTCGGGCCCGTACAGGACTTCGAGGTCGCCCAGTACCGGGAGGCCGTCAACGACAACCTGCTGCCGCACGTCTCGCTGTCCCTGGCGGCCGCGCCGTACCTGCGCGCGGCCGGCTGGGGCCGGATCGTGATGATCACCTCCGAGTCGGTGCGGCAGCCCCATCCGGGCAGCGGACTGTCCTCGGTCGCCCGGCTCGGTGTCCTCGGCTTCGCCAAGGGCCTCGTCGAGGCCTTCGGCCCCGCCGGCGTCACCGTCAACGTCCTCGCCCCCGGCTTCCACCGCACGCCCATCCTCGACGTCCAGTACGGCGACCGGGTCGAGGAACGCCTCGCCGAGGTCGCCGCCGGCATCCCCCTCGGCCGCATCGGCCGCGCCGAGGACCTGGGCGCCCTGGTCGCCTTCCTCGCCAGCACCCAGGCCGCCTTCGTCACGGGCACGGTCCTCGTGGCGGACGGCGGCAACACCAGGGCCATCCCCTGACACCCCGCCCCCCGCGCACCACGTCCCGACACCCGAAGGAGTACCGACATGCCCCCGGGATCCGCCCCACCCCTGGGCGAGACGGCCAGCGCCCGCGAACCCGCCCTCCACGTCGTCAAACTCGGCAGCGCCACCCTCACCCACCCCCACGTCTTCGACGAGGTCGCAGCCCTCCGCGCCCGCGGCGCCCGAGTCCTCCTGATCGCGGGCGGCGCCCAGGGCATCGCCGAGCACTACCGACGCACCGGCCGTGAGATCCGCACCCTCCTCTCCCGCGCCGGCGACGAGATCCGCTACTGCCCGCCGGAGGAGATGCGGCACATCGTCGCCGCCTACGAGGAGGTCACCCTCCCCCTCGTCGAGCGGGAGCTGACCCGCCGCGGCCTGTCGGTGTACGCCTCGGTGGCCCGCACCGGCGCCCTGGTGACGGCGGCCCCCAACGGCCCCCTGCGGGTGCGCGACGGCGACCGGCTCCGCCTGGTCCGCGACCACCGCGCCGGCACCGTGCACCGCGTCGACGCCCCCCGCGTCACCGCCCTCCTCGACGCCTTCGACGTGGTCTGTCTCTCCCCGCCGGTCGCCGCCACCGACGACGGCACCCCCCTCAACGTCGACGCCGACGTCCTCGCCGCCACCCTGGCCCGCGCCCTGAACGCCGACCATCTGCGCCTGGTCACCGGCACCGCCGGACTCCTCGCCGACCCCGCCGACCCGACCAGCACGCTGCGCCACCTCGGCCGGGGGGAGGGCGGCCGGTACGCCCGCGGCCGGATGCGGCAGAAGGTGCGCGCCGCCGAGATCGCCATCGACGGCCCCTCCGACACCGCGATCACCGGCCCGCACACCCTGTCCACCACCGGCGCCACCCGCTTCTGGGCGGCCACCCCGCCCGCCGCCGACCTCACCCTGCTCTCCCGCACCGTGCAGATCTCCTCCGTCTCCCGCGACGAACGCGAACTCGCCGTCCTGCTCGCGGACTGGTGCGCCGAGCAGGGCATCAAGAGCGAGATCGACGCCGTCGGCAACCTGGTCGCCACCAAGGGCGCGGGCGAGCGCCGGCTGCTGATGCTCGGTCACCTCGACACCGTGCCCTACCGGTGGCCGGTGCGCTGGGACGGCGAGACGCTCTCCGGGCGCGGCTCGGTCGACGCCAAGGGCAGCCTGGTCGCCTTCCTGGAGACCCTCGCGGCCTACGAACCGCCGGAGGGCGTCGAGCTCCGGGTGGTCGGCGCCGTCGAGGAGGAGATCACCGGAGCCGGCGCCTTCCACGTCCGCGACAGCTACCCGGCCGACGCGGTGATCGTCGGCGAGCCCAGCGGTGCCGCCGCCCTCACCCTCGGCTACTACGGCCTGGTCAAGATCCGCCTGCACACCCGGGAGTGCGTCGGCCACACCGCCGGCGAGGGCGTCCGTACGGCCGGCGACCGGCTGGTGGAGGCGCTCACCGCCGTACGCGCCGCCGTCACCGCCACCGCCCCCGACGCGCTCACCGCGACGCTCGGGGTGCGCGCCCTCAACGAGGGCGACGTCCAGGCGGGGGAGGCCGTGGTCGACGTACGCCTGCCGCCGGGGCACGCGGTCGAGACGCTCCTCGAGGCCCTCGGCGCCGCCGTGTCCGAGCCCGTCCGCCTCGACGTGCTCCGCGCCACGCCCGGCGTGGCCACCCCGCGCACCAGCCCCCTCGTCAAGGCGTTCCAACGCGCCTTCCGCACCGAGGAGTCGAGACCCCGCTACCTGATGAAGAAGGGCAGCAGCGACATGAACACGCTCGCCACCACCTGGCGGGGCGTCCCCATGGTCGCCTACGGCCCCGGCGACGCGAGCCTCGACCACACCCCCGCCGAACACCTGCCCGCGGCCGAGTTCCGGCAGGCCCGGCGTCTGCTGACCGCCGCCGTCCGAGAATGGAGCACGATGTGACCCCGCCGACCACGGCCCTTGGCCCCGGCCTCATCGCCCCGCCGCACCACCCCACCGACCCCGCGCGCCCGACGGCCGCCCCCTCCTTCTGCACCTGCTACCCCGGCGCGACCGTCTGGCTGACCGGCCTGCCCAGCTCCGGCAAGACCACCGTCGCGCAGGCCACCGCCGACGTCCTGACCGCCGCCGGCCGCCGCGCCGAGGTGCTCGACGGCGACGCCCTGCGCCGCACCCTCTCCGACGGCCTCGGCTTCTCCCGTGAGGACCGCCACCGCAACGTGACCCGCATCGGCCATGTCGCGCACGTCCTCGCCCGCAACGGCGTCCTCGCCCTCGTCCCCGTCATCGCCCCCTACGCCGACTCCCGCGCCGCCGTCCGCGACCTGCACCGCGAGAGCCGCACCCCCTACCTGGAGGTGCATGTGGCCGCCCCGGTCGAGGTGTGCTCCGTACGGGACGTCAAGGGCCTGTACGCCCGCCGCGCCGCCGGCCGGCTCAGCGGACTGACCGGTGTCGACGCCCCGTACGAGGAGCCCCTCGCGCCCGACCTGCGGATCGACTCGCACACCGAGTCCGTCGACAGCTCGGTCGCCGCCCTGCTCGCCCTGCTCGCGGAGAGGGGCCTGGCATGACCACCCTGACGACCGACACCAGGACCGAGACCGAGACCTACGCCCTCTCCCACCTCGACACCGTCGAGTCGGAGGCCCTGCACATCTTCCGTGAGGTGGCGGGCGAGTTCGAGCGGCCGGTGCTGCTGTTCTCCGGCGGCAAGGACTCCATCGTCATGCTGCATCTGGCGCTGAAGGCGTTCGCCCCCGCCGCGATCCCCTTCTCCCTGCTGCACGTCGACACCGGCCACAACTTCCCCGAGGTCCTCGCCTACCGGGACCGCGTGGTGGCCCGCCACCACCTCAGGCTGCACGTGGCCCGCGTCCAGGACTACCTCGACGACGGCCGGCTCCGCGAGCGCCCCGACGGCACCCGCAACCCCCTGCAGACCGTCCCGCTGCTCGACGCCCTCACCGCCGGGCGGCACGACGCCGTGTTCGGCGGGGGCCGGCGCGACGAGGAGAAGGCCCGCGCCAAGGAGCGCGTGTTCTCGCTGCGCGACGAGTTCGGCGCCTGGGACCCGCGCCGCCAGCGCCCCGAACTGTGGTCCCTCTACAACGGCCGGCACGCCCCCGGCGAACACGTCCGTGTCTTCCCGCTGTCCAACTGGACCGAGCTCGACGTGTGGCAGTACATCCAGCGCGAGGCCATCGAACTGCCCTCGATCTACTACGCCCACGAGCGGGAGGTCTTCGCCCGCGCCGGCATGTGGCTGGCGCCCGGCGACTGGGGCGGCCCCCGCGAGGGCGAACACCTGCGGACCCGGCGGGTCCGCTACCGCACGGTCGGCGACATGTCCTGCACCGGCGCCGTGGAGTCGACCGCCGGCACCGTCGCCGAGGTGATCGAGGAGATCGCCGCCTCCCGGCTCACCGAGCGGGGCGCCACCCGCGCCGACGACAAGCTCTCCGAAGCCGCCATGGAAGACCGCAAGAGGGAGGGCTACTTCTAGCCATGCAGACCGCCACCCAGCCTCTGAACGCCACCACCCTGCGGTTCGCCACCGCCGGCTCCGTCGACGACGGCAAGTCCACCCTCGTCGGACGGCTGCTGCACGACTCCAAGTCCGTCCTGTCCGACCAGCTCGCCGCCGTCGAGGCCGCGTCGCTGGCCCGCGGCCAGGACGCCCCCGACCTCGCCCTGCTCACCGACGGACTGCGCGCGGAACGCGAACAGGGCATCACCATCGACGTCGCCTACCGCTACTTCGCCACCGCCCGGCGCCGGTTCATCCTCGCCGACACCCCCGGCCATGTGCAGTACACCCGCAACATGGTCACCGGCGCCTCCACCGCCGACCTCGCCCTCGTCCTCGTCGACGCCCGGCACGGGATCGTCGAGCAGACCCGCCGCCATCTCGCCGTGGCCGCGCTGCTGCGCATCCCCCAGGTGACGCTCGTCGTCAACAAGATGGACCTGGCGGGCTGCTCCGAGCAGGTCTTCGCGGACATCGCCGCCGAGTTCGCCGCCTGCGCCCGCGCCCTCGGCGTGCCCCGGGTGACCGCCGTGCCGGTCTCGGCGCTGGACGGCGACAACGTCGTACGCCCCTCCGACCGCATGGACTGGTACGCGGGCCCGACCGTCCTCGAGCACCTGGAGACCGCGCCCACCGGCACCGACCCGCGCACCGAACCGGTCCGGCTGCCCGTCCAGTACGTCATCCGGCCGCAGACCCCCGGCCACCGCGACTACCGCGGCTACGCCGGCCG
It includes:
- the cysD gene encoding sulfate adenylyltransferase subunit CysD — encoded protein: MTTLTTDTRTETETYALSHLDTVESEALHIFREVAGEFERPVLLFSGGKDSIVMLHLALKAFAPAAIPFSLLHVDTGHNFPEVLAYRDRVVARHHLRLHVARVQDYLDDGRLRERPDGTRNPLQTVPLLDALTAGRHDAVFGGGRRDEEKARAKERVFSLRDEFGAWDPRRQRPELWSLYNGRHAPGEHVRVFPLSNWTELDVWQYIQREAIELPSIYYAHEREVFARAGMWLAPGDWGGPREGEHLRTRRVRYRTVGDMSCTGAVESTAGTVAEVIEEIAASRLTERGATRADDKLSEAAMEDRKREGYF
- a CDS encoding M20/M25/M40 family metallo-hydrolase, translating into MPPGSAPPLGETASAREPALHVVKLGSATLTHPHVFDEVAALRARGARVLLIAGGAQGIAEHYRRTGREIRTLLSRAGDEIRYCPPEEMRHIVAAYEEVTLPLVERELTRRGLSVYASVARTGALVTAAPNGPLRVRDGDRLRLVRDHRAGTVHRVDAPRVTALLDAFDVVCLSPPVAATDDGTPLNVDADVLAATLARALNADHLRLVTGTAGLLADPADPTSTLRHLGRGEGGRYARGRMRQKVRAAEIAIDGPSDTAITGPHTLSTTGATRFWAATPPAADLTLLSRTVQISSVSRDERELAVLLADWCAEQGIKSEIDAVGNLVATKGAGERRLLMLGHLDTVPYRWPVRWDGETLSGRGSVDAKGSLVAFLETLAAYEPPEGVELRVVGAVEEEITGAGAFHVRDSYPADAVIVGEPSGAAALTLGYYGLVKIRLHTRECVGHTAGEGVRTAGDRLVEALTAVRAAVTATAPDALTATLGVRALNEGDVQAGEAVVDVRLPPGHAVETLLEALGAAVSEPVRLDVLRATPGVATPRTSPLVKAFQRAFRTEESRPRYLMKKGSSDMNTLATTWRGVPMVAYGPGDASLDHTPAEHLPAAEFRQARRLLTAAVREWSTM
- a CDS encoding SDR family NAD(P)-dependent oxidoreductase gives rise to the protein MNLGLSGRAALVAASSSGIGLAVAKVLAAEGADVSICGRDPGRLAAAHREVDASGPGRVLSRVVDLRDEHAAAAWVRHTAEEFGALHVVVSNSGGVPFGPVQDFEVAQYREAVNDNLLPHVSLSLAAAPYLRAAGWGRIVMITSESVRQPHPGSGLSSVARLGVLGFAKGLVEAFGPAGVTVNVLAPGFHRTPILDVQYGDRVEERLAEVAAGIPLGRIGRAEDLGALVAFLASTQAAFVTGTVLVADGGNTRAIP
- a CDS encoding sulfate adenylyltransferase subunit 1 — its product is MQTATQPLNATTLRFATAGSVDDGKSTLVGRLLHDSKSVLSDQLAAVEAASLARGQDAPDLALLTDGLRAEREQGITIDVAYRYFATARRRFILADTPGHVQYTRNMVTGASTADLALVLVDARHGIVEQTRRHLAVAALLRIPQVTLVVNKMDLAGCSEQVFADIAAEFAACARALGVPRVTAVPVSALDGDNVVRPSDRMDWYAGPTVLEHLETAPTGTDPRTEPVRLPVQYVIRPQTPGHRDYRGYAGRLASGLLRVGDPVTVLPSGRTSVVEAIDTPAGPAPRAWAPQSVTVRLADDLDIARGDLLAPVADAPRPTRRLHATVCHLTERPLRAGQRVLLRHTTRTVRAVVEEIGSRLDLHDLTEGPGPGTLEVNDIGRIVVRTAEPVSVDAYAALRGTGSFLLVDPDDGSTLTAGMADAPGPSEGV
- a CDS encoding sulfotransferase, with product MSGPPVRVLYITGWMRSGSTLLGNVLNELPGVRHIGELHFLWKNGVLGAGTNSSCGCGQPLTGCPLWSEALAALPAGGTEATAHRMLALQRKLMRTRHTGARLAEARGARPVDAGVTELLDQSAAVYRGTAAHGADRLVVDGSKCPAEAAALLGRGDLDVKVLHIVRDPRATALSYRSAKEYIDPMSPARSSGYWTAFNLASERVGRQAPDRYLRIRHEDLSTRPRETVAEVLRFAGLDDEVPVDTAGRVTLGVNHTVTGNPDRLRRGVTAIRPDERWRTALSTADIAAATAPALPLLARYGYPTAPGRPSAGGPSSGTPSSGTPSRATRPAEAPRAGAPSSRTAARETGVVRPLWPGELW
- the cysC gene encoding adenylyl-sulfate kinase, which encodes MTPPTTALGPGLIAPPHHPTDPARPTAAPSFCTCYPGATVWLTGLPSSGKTTVAQATADVLTAAGRRAEVLDGDALRRTLSDGLGFSREDRHRNVTRIGHVAHVLARNGVLALVPVIAPYADSRAAVRDLHRESRTPYLEVHVAAPVEVCSVRDVKGLYARRAAGRLSGLTGVDAPYEEPLAPDLRIDSHTESVDSSVAALLALLAERGLA